The Anastrepha ludens isolate Willacy chromosome 2, idAnaLude1.1, whole genome shotgun sequence DNA window cgtccccttagtattaaaatagcctatacattttttgatattttgagaaaatgaatttcaaactttttgtcgaaagtagctctcactcaaatttcgttatgtctgtaaatatttattattttttgactgacgttttgacccactttgtggaactagaatttgagaaaattttgaccacatataaaatcgacgatggagaatccaaaaattcaataaaaaaataatagcctatgagcacataggctattgttatactaaggggacgatgtcatttgtgttaccattctcaaaaaaataggtggttcaaaagcaaacgctatatggcccacccgttaGAATCACCTACATGCCCTTAATATTATGTCATTACACCTCACAGCAACAAGAAATTTATGACCGCCGCTTCGGATATGTTAACTCGATTTATAACAATTTCCACATCAAAGGTGAAACAGTTTCacctaaatttaaattgaaatttcgaCTTAATAGTGCAAGTGTCGCAGACTGAGCTTGGGAATAATTTTGGTTCGAAGTTCAAGTTTTGGTTCATACAGTCTGCAATATGAAGCCCTGGGTTGTGTATTAATCGTTTGAAGTCCTCTTCTAGATCCTTAAAAAAAGAGCCAGGAAGAATTTCGTTCGGAACTCCGTACACAATATAAAAGTACGAGGtttgaaattcaataaatgTGGTGAAATTCAACTTAATTGGTGCAAAATGTTCTACTTTTGTGCAAAGACTAATTCATAACTCTGAAGATTAAAACTCAATACACTAAGAATTTCGCCAAATTTCGCGAATTGTGGCACATATAATAACTGTAAGTTGTGGGTGTTGGGATAGATGAATTACTTCGTAGGCTTACATTTTTTGTGCTCTAcggtcaaaattataaattaatttgcaaaaattataaatcttcctatagggtgattaatGTTGCGCAcacttgtatatatacatatgtacatccttTTTAAGATATTTGAGCGAACTCTTCCTCCAATTCGTGGTGAGTGTCTTGATGTAGGGGCAtacaattttatgccacctACAAATCGCAcacgattttttatgagaagtgtTTTTATGGCATGAAATATACTATACTAAATTTTAGGATTGAGAAggcttataatttatttatttctcacttagttttaataattttttatgaattttccgccaaataaaaaactaattcataaaaaaaaattttaaattttttttaaaacttctacggttattaattttgcggtaaataaaaacaaagatacatttgttttataaatcttcctataaggtgattaattttgccccaccTTGTGTATACATCCATTGTAAGATATTTAGTATGCGTCTAGATATTGTTTCAGAAATgcaaggacctacagtttgcctgagaagctttttcaaagcagaaatacactcggaggttttgccattgcttACCTAAAAGCGATGActattgaacaattttttttatcatttcgcgtttcatGTCCTTAGTGCATTTCGAACACGGGAACGGCAGTCATGCACAACCCCACTTCGCCTACTTTTCACAAATATGAAACGATACctttttttcattgattttattgattttatcaTTATATGTAGTAATTGCAATTCAAATTGTAATTATAGGTAATTGTGgtaatttgtttacaatttatattttttctttcatataagttgtttttgtagtcgctaaatacaatacaatacgtTATACTAGggttttataattttagtttgTCAAATTACTTTTCTTCACTTgcttacatatttctttttttttctgcttcctTTTGATCATCGATCACTTTGATCTCTCCGAGCATTACATTGTCCAAATATTCCAAAAAGTCCCCTTAGATTATTATATAAGTTCACTATACCTACACCCTCGCGCACTTACTGGTGTCGCCCTAATATAGATTCTATTTATTCGAAAGTTACAAGTATAAACGCTTACTGTTGTCAGCATGTTtgcaataaaagttttaaatatcacAACACacatttttctccttttttgtttttgttattttaatttattcttaagTTCTTAAGTATGTAGTGTTACAAGCGTTTCATGGGCTTGCTTTGTGTAATCAAGTGgtaaatgtatgcatgtgtatgtatgtatttacgcatGGTTTTATGAAGGCTTGCAAGCAACTACAATACTTACAACAATGTGTGAATACCACCactaatacgaaattaaaattaaccatTGTTGTACATAACATTAACTTAAGCTGGTATTTATGTTTTGAACATTTTGTCATTGCTTTGGGCAGgccaaatgaaaattaatttattactaTTCGTAAAATGCTATGTGGCGAAAATAGTTGCAAATGAGTTtgcaaaattcgaaaaaattatgaactaAATGAGgtctttttatatgtatgtttgtatcttCCATATGTAGTTATATTCGATAttcataagttttttttttttttcaatttgtttgtaGATGCAGATCAAAATATTGCATCAAAACCACTACTTATCTCGAATCCTGATCGCAGCACATTAGCAGTTTAAGCTGTTAAATCtaatacaatattattaaaatattttcttattgaataattttataatacttatttGTTGAGTGCATACATTTTGTAATATAGCAAACTTCACATGAAACTTATTTAAAAGTATCCATACATACcgaatcaaaaaattattgcaaatattGAAACTTAAATGACTAAGTGAATAGGATGTActcttgtgctcacataattaagtcacttcatccttctacaatattcacaatatttCTTATGCTaaagatttttgttaaatttttatgaaaatatagtttatttcgTTCACAAAAACCTTATCAAAGATCCTAGCTGTTTaccaaattaacaaaaatctaacaaatttccattaaaattttcgattttttaaaccgaatttttaaaaacttctgaGTAAACAGTTTTATAGCCATTAAAGTTTTTGTGTACAAGACTTCCGAatgtgatttaaaaataaataaataattggcgcgttcacttctgttgagtgtttggccaagcttcccctccattttgtggtgtgcgtcttgatcttgtttcacaaatgaagggacctagaattttaagccgaatccgaacggatttaagcagctttttcatggcagaaatacactcggaagcctgccattgtctgccgagaggcgaACGCTAGAAATAGCTTTTTCCTCACACCGGTGTTTCAGGGAGATtggaacctacgtactccgaatggtagtcacgcaccaaccatgtGGCCGCTTGTGCTTGTGGATGAAAATTCTTAGCATcgtacgcaaaaaaaaaaacaaaaacttttaattaaaattaaattaacattttttaatcactaaaattgaatggcctATAACACTACATACCCAgcagttttttaaaaatatcccgattaaaaagttaaaaattttgataattcttttaaatttgttaaatttttaaaaatttgggaACTTAGAttcatggaaaaaaaattcataaaaaattattataatacactttatataattttatattttacataacattttagtttttttatttaattgttacgttttatataatatttttccaaaaagttaacGAAGACAGTTttccatgaaaaatattgcgaaaattgtaaagaaatgaagagacttaatcatgtgagcacaagtgtatatatgtatgtatataatgggATGCAATAACACAATAGATTAGAGAATTGAAATCATTGACTTTACTGGAAATTATTGTAAAACAGAAAAACTGATTTTGAGCATTTCTCAAACACTTTGATTGCAGTTTTAcacaaaataaacttttcaattttattactaAATGAAAACGAATTACATTCTGCAAATGGATAGCGTTTTTTGTGGGCTTTCGATAAAATAATGTATTTGACTTCAACAGTTTTTACATTAAGTTCTATTCTAACATACAAAATgggtgttgctgtttttgttgtaacaacAATAccgctgaagtgacagtccgtGGCCGGACATAAATACGGCTCTTTCCGGCAACGTAGATACAACTATCGGGGAACCTTAAGGATTTTAAAGCTACAGCAGTGACTGATCAATAATTCTGGGGTCGCAAGTAATAACCGCATAAGTAGAAattaacattttcgaaaaattaaaaaaaaaaaaaaaattaaaaacaaaataaaaaataaattaaaaaaataacattaaaaaaaaagaagaaaaaagcaaaaaaaaaaaaaaaaaattaaaaaaatgtatacaaataaacaaaacaaaaaaataaagaaacaaaaataaataaaaactgttttaaattcCTTCAGTTTACATATCGCTCGTTTTTCTGGAAGAACGCCATAActcaaaaaaactcaaaatttgagaaaaatggcttcaaagtttttaatGTGAGTTCACTGGTGTGTAAGAGAAAGCTAAAACTCAATGTTAGCTTCTTTAATAAACGAAAGCAAATTCACTGTGTTCTTTTCATttgttaagttaaattaaagctaaattttcatctaatgagatgcttttaataaatatcgccatttatttttctttttcttcttgttgCGTGCCCGAGTTATGAATctaccaaatttttttacacagCTGGTGAATATTTCTGGTGATAGTTCTGCCCACTTatttcaagttttatttttttgggttaTGACGTTTTTTCAAAAGCGCTTTATATATGCCGATATgcttttattaacaaatttttaaataacttttttggcAGATTTCACGTAAATATAGTATAAAGTTTTGTTAGCACAATGCGATAAAATAAGTCTTTCTTAAATTTACTCAGGCGGTTATTGTTTGTGACCTTAGAAGAATTATTGCTTTGAatctaaaaattgcatgcttGGCAGGTGTAAAAAGTGTGCACTTGAGTTGTTTTATCAAtcaaatatgaatttatttttatgaagaattcaaaaatgaataaataaagtgaactaaggcaggcaatggaaaacctccgagtgtatttctgtcatgaaaaggctcctcataaaaatatctgccgttcggaatcggcttgaaactgtaggttcctccatttgtggaacaacaagatgcaccccacaaataagaggaggagcttcggccaaacacacaaaaagggtgtacgcgccaattatatatatatatatatatatacaaaaaacgaCAACAGTTAGTAAATGGGCTAAAAACTATTGAACggaattcaatgaaattttcttaGTTTATTCTCAGACAACTGATATCGACATAGGCTACAGCTAAACGTCAAATTTTTGCAGAGAACCTCAATGTCACCTAGCGTCAAACATTGCTTCGAAGGAAATTTTACAaatccaaaataattttttttttaatttgtttaagggGTTTTCTTCGAAGATTCTTACATAGTGAAACACATGAAATGACCTGGCAtcacaaaatttgcaaatgtgtacatacattgtatctttgttgttgtcgtcacactaatttttcacaaatgtcATTAAGCCATTTTTTTGCGCTTAATTGTGAACTGCCTTTTGTTAATGTTGTAAATCAGGCAGACGACCGATTAAGAAGATTAATTCATTACAATCctggctttaatttttttagaaacacatatttatttgaattttggatttttttttgttgaactcTACTCTCTATTTGTATTTCTTTGAAAACAAACTTGAGTTGGGGATTTGGAAATGTAAAACCTGTAGGCTTTTGGCAAAACaactgaaattaatttaacattttctaCGTGTCAAGCACCAAAGTActgttattttttcaatatatgctACTAACTGTGACTTACGGTTATGGCAAAAACTGCCAAAGTAAAAAAGTCAAATTTGCCAAAAGACCGCAGAGCGCGTCAGTGTTCGTGAGCCAATAATTAATACACAAGTTCAGTTTCtttgttgatttgttttttagaacTCAAGTTGAACTCTTGATTTTTAAGTATAAAGTTCATGATGATCTCACAAAATGACACGAAATACAAACACTAAACAAAGTAGGTTAGTGCAGGATAAATGCACAATAATTATTTAAGACGAATTCGTGAATATGCAAATCAAAGCAGCACTTCTAATTTTTTAGTCAACTATAATAGTAAATGACAACGTTCAGATTTCGTTGCAGAGTCTGGCCTTGAAGTtgataattcattaaaaaattaattaataaaatacactTTGCCTTAATACGTTTTTCTCGACCTTGCGGAAATGCATTTGAATTTTAATCCGTTCACTAGTGCCAGTTTCTCAGTGTTAGCTTAAGTGTGGGGCATTTTTGAACTAAGGTCTGGGCATTTAATCTTACTTTAGTCGGAAAGCAGTTCCAAAATTTGCACTGAAAAACAGATCTTATCCTAAGGCGCATAATTTAATATTCTACTTGCTTCCTACTTAAATCTGCTATTCACTTTAGACATTCCCCACTTGTCTGTCTAAGCATTGTTTATTGTATTTGAGTGTGTATCAAAAATAAGACTTAAGCGATTCATTAAtgatttattacaaataaatagaaataataaaaaaaaagtaataaaaatagtagTCAAGCACTAGCTCAGCGCTGTATAAAGTCTTCTCTCACGCATTTGACAAATAGAACAAAGCGTTaacttacttttttaaataggtttaaaaaatcattttatgcCACGTTTTTCAATTGAGTTTCACATACTTGGATGCACAACAATTTAGGCGTAATCATTCATAAGCAGGTGGCATTTAAAAGTGTCTTAACTATTTGCATACCTTTGCGAATCTGCTCCATGAATGCTTTGTTTGCTCTTCATTGAACTCTCTTTATCTTAACACAGCTGTACTATCAGACACTATGCACAATAGccacacttaaaaaaaaaagagtataTATTGTTGCTGTTAATTGCCATGTTGAGTGGCCGCCTAGACAACTTGCTTTTTGTTTCTGCTGCCCACGCACGCGACCGATTGTTTCTGCATCAATTCTTTCAGCCTTGAACGTGTCATTGGTGGAGAAAATGACTCAGATAAACGTTTAGACATCCTGCGCGCTTTTAGTTTCCTAAGCGTAACCTGCTTCACTGGATCAATTTTCAACAAGTCGTTGTTTCCGCCATCTTTTGAAAGCCTTGCACTTTTGCGCAGCGGTGGCAACGCAGCCAATTCAATTAGATCAGTTGATGTCTCGTCATTCAAGTTGGGCCCGCAACCTACGTGCACTGATCTGGTTGCCTCTAATCGCTTTCTTTTACGTTGATTGATTTTTACTTCCGAATCCGGAGCGCCAACAGTGCCAGTAGTATCGTCCTTCTTGTTTGCTGTTAGATctctgcttttttttttagcgGCAACCTTTTCCTGCGCAAATGCAACTATATCAATCATCTTTGACTTGGTGACATTGCGATTGGTTTTCTTTGTTGCATTCCCCTTAACGGTTTTGGTTTCCTTATTAGAGCTTTTGAAAGCAGCATCTGCAGGgactttttccccctttttgaCAATAAGCTCATTAGAGAAATGGAGGTCCTTAACCTGCATCAATGACTGTTTGCGACTGCGTAGGAAAACTTGTGTCAATGGGAAATTCGTAGGTGATGTGCGCACTTGTGGCAGCTTTAATGCGACAGCTGCTTTAGACTGCCGACCACTCCGTGTTGTGGGGCGCTTCTTGTACTGGTCCGGCTTTTTTGTTGGGGTCCTGCTGTGCGATTGCTCACTCGGgctttgatgaatgttggccATAGTCTTCATTTGTGCGACCAGACGGACGAATGCAGATTGGTGCGAAGCGGAAGTTATGATTGTTGTCAATAAGGTGGAACTGCAATTGGAGATTCAAAAATTAATGGAGCTATTGactgtattcaaatattttgacgATCATTCTCACTTTCCAATAGTGAATTTTGGTATTTCTAGAAAAGTGATTAAATTTTGAAcgataaattttcacaaaacataCAGTAAAGGAAATTTCTAGCAGcggaattgaaaaatttcaaacatttacaGCAGAATTCAAGGTACACTAAGGTTCTCCGATCAAGAAGTGTAACAACTTGAAAGTATTTTTTCAGCGAAAGTGGAACTAAAACATATTCGTCTTTGTTATAACGGCATAAAACATTGtacatttcaaatgaaaaatatttaaggatTTATGGGTCGTCTAGTTTCGACGTTCGATATCCATATCAACAATATGCCAAAGATCGTTGGTAATATATCTCCATATCGCAATCCGCATTTCCAACTACATTTTGATTCTCTTCAATGCTGTCCCTCACAgcacaatattttcaattacaaGGCCAGAACGAACCTACTGAGCcgtcgattttttgttttactcatgtaattttttagcaaaacctGGTAAATCTTAGACGTCTGCCAAAAGATTCTCATCTAACtatgacagctgtcaaaacaaagcaatgctaaacaaaaaatttgaatctgAAAACCCCGGTAAATATTAGCTTACACCTGGCCGGATTTTATGTTCGAACCGGTATTTTTTTAAGGTGCAATTTGTCAAATATACAGTTCAATGTGACTGAGATTTTTCAGCGAACACCAGCTGCGTGCTTTTCGAAGAAACGAGTTTTGGAAAATGGgtaaacttcttttgttgttatttttgtctgATAACAATACCTGGGCTTGCGGTTGAATTCAACACCATTTTAATGATTTGCAtctgacataaaaaaataattataaaaacatacCTTGGCTTTGGCTGTAATTTGTGGTATTTGTGCGGATGCGTTGTATTTCCCTTTACTGCTCTGTCTTCATCTACTACCTCCTCATCTTCGCTGCTACTGTCAGCTACCATCACACAATCATCACAGTTCAAGCTTTTGATATTCGTTGCTAAACACGCTATGGGTATTTTAATTGATGCACCGCCCCGCGACTTGCTTCCACTAAAACAATCAGTAGGTATAATTAGAAAATGTATGACTCAAACGATTTATAGTCTAGTGTTTTACCATTTCCATCGCATTGTTGGTGCTGAGAGAATCGGCTTGAAATGGCACATCTCTTTGTTGATACTGTCCGTTCTGCTTGCCTCCTGACGCTCTTGTGGATAGCGATGTATTTTGGTGGGCGGGACGGTGTTAAGCTTGAGTGACTTGGAAGTGTTGGTTGCAATTGACGTCCTAACAATTGCACCAGCTGATGTTGAAGCTGTTGACGCCAAAGCTGCAGAGTTTCCAAACTTAGATGCTAAATTGTTTGAAGAGGATACTGGCACAGCGACAGCTGACGTCCCATGAATGTGTTTTAATGAACCAACAACAGTTGTGTTTATGTTATTGATGTTAGTGTTATGGAAGTTTATGCTTGAAGAGGAGGTGGTGGTATTGTTTATAAGCGCCTTCTGTACGGtatcttttaaaaattcagtgCCTCTATTAAGTCGTACCGATATTGTTTTCATAAGCGTAGAGGCTGCGCTACTGTTGCTTTTATTGACGCCGCAAATACTAGTTGTTGCGGTGGAGTTGTTGGTGGTGCTCTTTGGTGTTGCAGACGAGGTAAGACATGTCTTCTTGGGCGCACTACTGCCGAGAAGGGAATAAGTCGCTGCTTGCCCTGGGGTTGCTACCAGCATTATGGTAGTGTGGTGGAGTTGCGAATGTGGTTGAAGTTCAATTTAACGTGTAAGTACATGCCCGAAGTCAcgacttgaaatttatttaaactatgagagaaaaatataaaaaaaattagtttcacacaaattttccatatgtttttttaagcaattaagCATATTTCGACTCGTTGTGAAAGATCAATTTCGTAGGCGAAATGCTAGTAGCCGCAAACGCTTCGCCGACCTATACAATGACACTCCTCA harbors:
- the LOC128862457 gene encoding uncharacterized protein LOC128862457 isoform X1 is translated as MLVATPGQAATYSLLGSSAPKKTCLTSSATPKSTTNNSTATTSICGVNKSNSSAASTLMKTISVRLNRGTEFLKDTVQKALINNTTTSSSSINFHNTNINNINTTVVGSLKHIHGTSAVAVPVSSSNNLASKFGNSAALASTASTSAGAIVRTSIATNTSKSLKLNTVPPTKIHRYPQERQEASRTDSINKEMCHFKPILSAPTMRWKCGSKSRGGASIKIPIACLATNIKSLNCDDCVMVADSSSEDEEVVDEDRAVKGNTTHPHKYHKLQPKPSSTLLTTIITSASHQSAFVRLVAQMKTMANIHQSPSEQSHSRTPTKKPDQYKKRPTTRSGRQSKAAVALKLPQVRTSPTNFPLTQVFLRSRKQSLMQVKDLHFSNELIVKKGEKVPADAAFKSSNKETKTVKGNATKKTNRNVTKSKMIDIVAFAQEKVAAKKKSRDLTANKKDDTTGTVGAPDSEVKINQRKRKRLEATRSVHVGCGPNLNDETSTDLIELAALPPLRKSARLSKDGGNNDLLKIDPVKQVTLRKLKARRMSKRLSESFSPPMTRSRLKELMQKQSVACVGSRNKNVAIVHSV
- the LOC128862457 gene encoding uncharacterized protein LOC128862457 isoform X2 → MLVATPGQAATYSLLGSSAPKKTCLTSSATPKSTTNNSTATTSICGVNKSNSSAASTLMKTISVRLNRGTEFLKDTVQKALINNTTTSSSSINFHNTNINNINTTVVGSLKHIHGTSAVAVPVSSSNNLASKFGNSAALASTASTSAGAIVRTSIATNTSKSLKLNTVPPTKIHRYPQERQEASRTDSINKEMCHFKPILSAPTMRWKCGSKSRGGASIKIPIACLATNIKSLNCDDCVMVADSSSEDEEVVDEDRAVKGNTTHPHKYHKLQPKPSSTLLTTIITSASHQSAFVRLVAQMKTMANIHQSPSEQSHSRTPTKKPDQYKKRPTTRSGRQSKAAVALKLPQVRTSPTNFPLTQVFLRSRKQSLMQVKDLHFSNELIVKKGEKVPADAAFKSSNKETKTVKGNATKKTNRNVTKSKMIDIVAFAQEKVAAKKKSRDLTANKKDDTTGTVGAPDSEVKINQRKRKRLEATRSVHVGCGPNLNDETSTDLIELAALPPLRKSARLSKDGGNNDLLKIDPVKQVTLRKLKARRMSKRLSESFSPPMTRSRLKELMQKQSVACVGSRNKKQVV